One window of Rhodothermales bacterium genomic DNA carries:
- a CDS encoding ABC transporter permease, producing the protein MMRAGDLALFAAEFFKRVWRRPFEMRELINQMDEVGTKSLLLTSVTGFSIGIVLAMQSRGTLIRFGAEAVLPNMLALSVFKEIGPVITSLVLAGRLGAGIGAEIGSMRVTEQIDALEVAALKPFHYLVITRVLACIIVFPVLTICTDTLAMIGGYLESVLSTDMDYRIFFNTAFETIRISDLVVDTMKTSIFGFIVAIVSCYMGYNVRGGTREVGQAAMHAVVVSALLIFIADVVVVRMSLLIFGDISG; encoded by the coding sequence ATGATGCGAGCCGGCGATCTGGCGCTATTCGCCGCTGAATTCTTCAAGCGAGTCTGGAGAAGGCCGTTCGAGATGCGCGAGCTGATCAACCAGATGGACGAGGTCGGCACCAAAAGCTTGTTACTGACGTCTGTCACCGGGTTTTCGATCGGCATTGTCCTCGCGATGCAGAGCCGCGGCACGCTCATTCGATTTGGAGCGGAGGCTGTTCTGCCGAACATGCTGGCCCTGTCCGTCTTCAAAGAGATCGGACCCGTAATCACATCGCTGGTGCTGGCAGGTCGACTCGGGGCCGGCATCGGAGCCGAAATCGGGTCCATGCGCGTCACCGAACAGATTGACGCGCTCGAAGTGGCCGCTCTCAAGCCCTTTCACTACCTCGTCATCACGCGCGTCCTTGCCTGCATAATCGTCTTTCCTGTTCTGACGATCTGCACCGATACACTGGCAATGATCGGCGGCTACCTCGAATCCGTCCTCTCGACCGATATGGACTATCGAATATTCTTCAACACTGCCTTCGAGACCATACGTATTTCGGACCTTGTTGTGGACACAATGAAGACGTCCATCTTCGGCTTCATCGTTGCGATCGTCAGTTGCTATATGGGTTACAACGTACGCGGCGGTACGCGCGAGGTGGGACAGGCGGCCATGCACGCGGTGGTCGTGTCCGCGCTGCTCATTTTCATCGCGGACGTCGTAGTGGTCAGGATGTCACTCCTCATCTTCGGGGATATCTCCGGCTAA